TGTGACTACGGGAAAGCATTCAACTTCTTTAAAGCtcattccttcatctgtaaaagttATAAGACAGTAGGATCTCTCCAATGGATCACGTCTCTTGTGAGTATTAAAAGAGATGATGAATGTACATTATGAGCACAATGCCTAGCTCTTAGCATGTGCTCAATTAACGGTATTAactattatttttgtcattaatattatttaatgtgtAAAAGGAGATTATAGGCAGACATTAAGGAGAAGCCAGTACAAGTTTCCTTCTTCCACATGTGTCTATAGGGCTGTAGATATGGTCTATCCCCAAACAGTTAAAGGAAGCTTCCTTTCTGAATGGTTCATCATGTactgttttcttttagtaaatGAAAGATTGTAACTTGAAGAGGAATTTGCAGGTAGACATTTAAAAGAAGCTAGCAGAAGAAGTTATAAGATTGATaagattaaatattatattaatctGTACCATTTTAAAAGTCCCAGGCAAAGACTGCTGCCACACAAACCTGgctatatttcaaaatacttatttatttaacaaatatttaatgaacattttattAAGTTATGGGAAATAAAACAGATATGGTCTTTGCTTTCATTGAGTCAATAGTATTGCAAGTATTTCCCTTTCGTTGTCAAATTATTATCTTATTATTGATTATCTGAAACCTGAACATTACTCAATATTGCACCCATGTTCTGCCCAATATTTAAGTTGCAAATGGGAAATGAATTCAGGAAAAAATTACTATAGCCATTTAAAAACGATTTAcatattattcatatttaaagCTAACCTAACCAACAATTAAAGATATATGactataaataacatttatatttctaaCTCCACAACTTTTAAGTCAGCATCACAACTGACTGCAGTGTGACCATAAAGAGTGCCATTGCAAAACATATGGGACTGACAAATGTCCTTTGTAGGTTTggttaaaaattaggaaatagtCAAGAATTGCAATTATCAGAGGAGTcagttttatacttttcataAGGTTTCTACGCATCTGTTTGGTTGGGGTAATAAAACTCTGCTAAGTGCTAAATTCTTGCATTTATTGTTCCACAGATATCAGCAGTGACATATTTAGAAGAAGATATGCAACACCCGCTTCAGCCTTGGCAGGAGAAAGTCTTGAGAAGCATTTAACAAATGAATCATGGCAGCCtccaatagaaaaagaagacaatGGCTTACAACCTCATAGGCAAAGACATTTTATTACAAGCTCATCATCCAAGCCTTGTGAGCCTGAGGAACACTATGTACAAAAGATCGTACAAAAACATAGATCAAAATATGATGATCCTTGTGGACTGTTAAAACAGAGCAAACCTAGGTATTTTCAGCCAAACAATTCTCTTATCTGTAAATATGTGCCCTGTGAGCAATTTGAAGATTACATGAAAGAAAAGAAGCCAAATCATAGACAACACTCAAAGCCTGAGAAAGAGCAAATCCAAATTAACAGTGCAATAGAAAAATTTCTTATGAGTGAGGACAACATAGATTTATCAGGATTATCAACAAAAACCAAGAAAGCATATTCCCCAAAGAGAATTAGCTTCCATGATCCTGATTTAGTAGAAATAAATAGGTCGATGATGTCACCCAAAATATCAACCCCTTGGAAACGACAGAAAAATCAAGGTAACCAACTGACTAAGTTGGATGTTAAAAAATTTAGCAACCGTGGGGagagaaacaaaggagaaaaatggtTTACTAATTCATGGGTTCTGAAAAGGAAGAGAACCCCTCAGTCTGACCTCAAAGGGAAAATTAAAggacaaaacttaaaattaaatttacatcCTTTTAGAAAAGTCAGAGTCCATCCAGAAAAAACCTCGTCAGGTCTCCCAAAGCAATGCAAGCAGGTATTGTTGCCTCCTAAGAAATTATCCAAAACTTCTgagacaaaagccaaaataaatacTGTGTCTTCTGCAGATTTTCTTCAACAGTCAGAGAGTAGCAACTATGTTAGACTCACTTCAAAGAGGCTGCCTCTGAAACATGACTCAAAGCAGACCCCATATTACCAACGAAACACTAAACGTGCCCTCCTGATCAGTGCTAACAACTTGTCTGTAGTCAACCAGAGCTCTATAGAAAGCAACTGTTACTCAGCTGGCCACATTCCTgatggaaacacatcaaaattgCCTCAGCCTACACCCACTGATGTTGAGCACAGGCACTCACATTCTGAGTTCTTAACTGAGCAAATGGAAGATGCAACTCAGCTTGCATCAAAAGTGCTTAATTATTTACCAACTACTTGGGAAAATACAGGAAGTGATGTTTTACCACTCCAGCATTCCAGGGGGGCTACTGACCAAGGGACAACGGAGTCCACTGAGCACATGGGACAGAATGTATCAAAGACCAGTGAGCTAAATCAGTTTTCTTTGTCCCCGAGGAATCAAACACAACTTTTAGATGCTCACAAGACTGACAGCTACAACAAGGAATACACTTTAGACCAAAATGAAGCCTTACAACACAGAGAGCAAAATTCAAGTCATGCACagcttgaaaataaagaaaaaacattaatgaCAAAACCCCAAATACCACATCAAATTGTGGAAAATTGTATTATGGATAAGGAAGAAAATGATGtagaaaaaaaactttcaaaaacagAAACTTATGATTCCTCTCTCATTCCCCAAACACAATCCAAGAACAACCTATCATTTATGAAGACAAATTCAATTCCAGACCAAAATAGAATAGAACTTCCCAAGGATATCAGTACTTCTCCTGTTAGTAGTCAAGCCGTTTGGCACCTAACCAATAGTAGCGAAAAAGGAATTGACAGCACAAATGCATTGCCCAGAAATGACGGCACTGAAGCACTAGAGATAAAAATAgtagggaaagaagagaaaaatatgctTGATGAAAGCAAGACAGATTCTAGTATGTTAATTCAGATCACACAAATGACCTTAAAAGGCACCACCAAAGAAAGGCAGCAAACTTGGGAAAATGGAACAAGtgaaaaacatatattatatgatgCAAGCTCTGCCAAGGAGACCATTACAGCTAAAGATTTAAGTATCACAAGTTCCCATGAAACCCAAAATAGAATACTTTGCAGTGAAGTAGATTCTGAAATTAACAgtaatatacataattttagaGAAGTTCAAAATATTCAACCAGATAAAGATAGTGCACATAAAGAAGGCGCAATGACAGTGGAGACACATGAAGCGCTTTCCTTCTTACCAGGGTTAAAAGACAGTTTTGAGGCAGAAAATGAGGTGTTTTTAGTTCCTCCAGAATAAATGAAGCTGAAAACTCTGCTCCAAAACCTGTACTGTATCCACCATCTGCTGAATACGGTACTACATCACCTTTAGAAGCAGAATAAAGTGAACAAAATAACTCAAATAATAATCCTTTTCTACTTTAGCTTTCTTCAAGAGGACATACAAACACCCACTAGCCTTTGCATGCATTACAAGTGCATCATTTTGGAGGACAACAACGTCCTCAGTAACTCTTtgttatcaataaaataaaaccaaagagtTGAATATATGACAAAAATCAAAGATGGAGTCATAGGATACGTCTGACACAATTAACTGAGTATGCTTCTCTAAGGAATGAAAAAACAAGCAAGAAAAGTTTTGCCAAGTCTTGCAAAAGCAagcaaacattgaaaaaaaaagcctcaaacaaatgaaaaactacaTAAGAAGAGTATTTGAGCAGATTGACATTTGATGTTTACTTTGTGTAAATTATTATACACATCTTAATTAATGGTATTACAATATTGCTTTCTACATGgataattatatattcatatttatgtttGATCTGTTTTCCTAATTAtagtatgaaaataaaaattcagcttTGTTAACTGTAGTCTAACTGATAAGCATATTGGTATGTTTCATACAGTTGCAATTGTCCTGTTGACAATTATGCTAGATTTAAGTAGAAGTCTTTAAAACTTGTTATTtctctaagagaaaaaaattaaggatttCCAGGGATAGTTGGCTGTTCCCATAAAAATCTGCAAAATCCTATAAATCCACTAGGTGGAGATCTCAGCTTCAATCATTTTAGAAGAACAGGGCTTGAAGATCAACACAATGGATCCTGAACAAAAGGAATTTTAATGAGCTTTATTGCCAATTGCTATTAATTTAAGATTTTGAAAACTAAATAACCTATTAGTACATAGCTTTCAAGGTCTGATCTCTTGGGTTTCACATGCCACTGTTGTTTGGAGTGAGAACTCCTCCTTGTACACTGGAATTAAATGTGAATataaatattgaatttaaaaaCAGTGACAGAAAAAACATGTCTCACTCAAAGCCGtgcttatttgaaaaatatagatatattcaaataatttaattattgagACCactgtaaaaaatatttgaagcataCCTTCACAGTTtagaatttataatattttacattttttagtagGGGAACAAAAAGGTTAAAAGGGAAACAAacttccttttctcctgtctCTATACCTGTCTAGGTCTATACATCTTTATATCTACAtttggtataataataataataaataagcttTATAAACCTTATAAGTTTATTAGAACAACATAAATATTGCCTACATACCCCGCCTCTTTTGTTTCCCTTCCTATTCAGAATTGCTAGGAAATGACTTAagtttcttattttgaaaattccTAAATTTCTTACCtctcttcttcatcttttctCACCAATATTCAAGACTTTATTGCTTTTAATCCTAATTCCTCTGGTATTTTTGTTCATTATCTCTGCTTGAGCTTAACTCCTATGCCACCTATCTGCCTTGCCTGAtcccactttatttttaaagcacctTTAAGGTGAGACTAGTATCTATGCCAACTTCTTGCATGATAAGTTTATTCCACCCTAATTGACAGCTTCTTCATCTTTGTAGACCAGGTCACTCTTTTTCTTGGTAGgtatctttccttttcctttttatttttttcttcttctttaaagcGCTGCCACCTTACTTCAGCACCTTTAGCTTTGTTCTCTCTCCTCTCACTGCCAAGAATATCCCTGATATCTAGAGGCCTAATGAGTACTCTTGGTCACTAGCTGACTCTCAGGAGGCAGCAATTCTAGTTCTCCTGGTCTCTTTGCTCTCTTCCATTTCTGAAATCCAGTCTTTGACCTCTTTATGATGTTTCCTTTGAAATAGTTCTCAGGTTACCCTTGCCCTTGAATCTCCATGGTAACCATTGTAGTCTGTGTGTTGTAATCAACTGGATTACTCAAACAGCAATCCAGCTGGCTGCCCCGACTTCATTGTCTTTTGCTTGAGTTTCAACCCATtagttttttatctttgttgggcACAAATCACCTGGGGCGCTTGTTAAAATGTGGAGTTTCAGGCTCCATCTCAGAGATTTTCATTCAGTAAACTTAGGTTAGGGCCCCAGAATCTTCATTTCAACAAACTTTCCAGGGTAATCTGGAACACATAGTTTGCAGCCCACATATTAAGAATCAATGCTTAGCTATTCCAATGAGCATTACAAGATAATTCAGTGCTTGCCTTACTATAGGAACTacaattttttaagtaaataaatccTTTGTATCAAACTCAGATGAACTTTCTAAAAAGTACGTTTATCTTTTCACtcctttagagaaaaaaatataatggcCATAATTTCATGTCCAAATTTCCTGTTCCAGTTTCCAAAATCTGTCACTATCTAGTATCAGGCTTTTTTCTACCTCTTACTGTTTTCCAACCTTCTCCCATCTTCAATAGACTGTTCTTCTTACTCTCCTCAATGTTCTAGCTTATGAGTTTTGTCGACGAAGACATCCTGGAGAAAATACTGTGCTTCAAATTCAAGGAATGAAGTAAAGACAGATAtgcaagaaaaaatgagaagCCAAGTTGATAACCTAGAAAGTAATGACCAGAATAGCATGATGTTAAGTGTCCTCCATCTAAAGATGAACTTATTTCAAATAATGCCTGATATAGAGATTTAACCTCTCCATAGCTACAATGTTGCAACTGCTGCTAGTCTTTCCCTTGTATCTGTTCTCTCAATGAATTTTCATATGTTCTGGTTGCttatactatttttctttctcaccaaGCCGCCTTCTTTCAGAAAACTCCTGTTTATGGTCTCAGCTCAAGTGTTATTCTTTTTGGGAAGCCTTCACTAACCTGCATTCTGTCTTTGTCCCCCAACTTGCGAGTAGTATTGTTTTAGTATATAGTCTCACAGAGTTTTGTCTTAATCTTGGCAGGTAACTATAGAATCATTAATATGTTTATTCAATCAGTCTCCATATAACTACCAGGTCTTAAACTCCATTTAAGAGTTTACATCTCTATTGAATCCCTTTCCCCTATCCTAGGAGGTATACAGTAGGAACTCAACAAATAATTgttgaaggaaagaatgaaaaacagctcattgttcccttttctttgccactcagcttgctaacatggtgaagacCTTACTGGACAATTAAGAAAGACTCAAGTGAGTCACATACAGAAGCAGCTCAACTTCATTATCCTGAGGTGGTTACCAGAGCCAAGTCAGGCTCAACTGACTGGCAGACGCACATATCTCAAGTCAGCTAAAGACTTTGCTTTCCTAATACGCTTTTTTTCATCTTCCCCTCTGCATCTCATCAGCAGGACAAAGACTCTGTGCTGATAAACTTCACTTCTTAGCAGTACAACTTTTCTACTAAGCAATCAATTtttatcctttcctttttttaacagTATCCTTCTTTGGCCGTATTCCAATTTCTGTTTGTCATTTCCCAACCCTTTGCTTGAGATCCATTCTACCCAAAAAATGCTTTTAGAACCTGCCAATGACTTATCTTTATATTGATATTAGAAATTCCACATGCCTGTTATCTATAATTATGAAGAGACACTTCATCAAAGAAAAAGGGATTCCCTTGATTGTTATTTGATGGTAAACTTTGTCATAGTgcgtccagaattggtgggttcttggtcttgctgacttcaagaatgaagccacacacctgtgcagtgagtgttacagttcttaaagatggcgTGTCcgcagtttgttccttcagatgttcagatatgtccagagtttcttccttctggtgggctcgtggtctcgctgacttcaggagtgaatctgcagaccttcgcagtgagtgttacagctcataaacaCAGTGTGGACCAAACAGTGAACATCAGCAAGACTTATTGCTAAGAGCAAAAATCATAGCTTCCACAGCACAGATAATGACCAGAGTGCCTTACCACTGCTGCTGGCTCGGGCACcctgcttttattcctttatctggccccacccacaacctgctgattggtccattttacagagagctgattggtccgttttgacagggtgctgattggtatgtttacagtccctgagctagacacagagtgctgattggtgcatttacaatcctctagatagacataaaagttctccaagaccCCACCCCACACAGGAGCCCAGGTGGCTTTGCCTAGTGGATACCTGGCCAGGACCATGGGCAGAGCTGCTCGCCAGTCCTGCGCCACGTGCCTGCACTCCTTAGCCTTTGGGTGGTCTGTGGGACCCAgtgccctggagcagggggcagtgcCCATCAGAGAGGCTTGGGCCACGCAGGAGCCCACGGTTGGCGGGGGCACTTGGGCATGGAGGGCTGCAAGTTCCAagccctgccctgcggggagGCGGCTGAGGCCTGGTGAGAATTCGAGCACTGTGCGGGCGGGCTGGCAGTGTTGGGGGACCTGGCACACCCTCCGCTGCTGCTGGCTCGGGTGCTAAGCTCCTCACTGCCCCGGGTGGTACTCGCCGGCCACTCCAAGTATGGGGCCTGCACTCACCCGGAACTTGGCGCTGGCACGTGAGCGCCAGCCGGTTGCCtcctgcgcctctccctccacacctccccgcaagctgagggagcgggctccggcctcagccagcccagagaggggttCCCACGGTGCAGCGGGAGGCCGAAGGGTTCCTCATGTGTGGACAGAGTGGACGACGAGGTCAAGGAGGCGCCGAGAGTGgaagggctgctagcacgttgtaaCCTCTCAATAGCTCACCTcccacagagagaaggaaattcTAGAATAGGTGCTTGATATACTTTTTCTGAGAAAACATGCCTGAAGTTCATACTGAAATACaagaaaatgttttcctaaaCTATTTTATGTGATGTAATTTTCAAGAAGAAATTTTCTGGACAGCAAAATTCAGATGCAGGGATTGAAGGCACTGATAGGCAATActggtattcattcatttactcaacaaacaTTCTTGAGCAACCAGCTTTAGATGTTAGTgttatagcagtgaacaaaataaaacaaaaagcactgCTTTCATGGAGCTAACATTTTGGTAGTGATGGAAGAttctaaacaaataaacatgtaACATATCAGGTTGAATGGCCAGGATAAGAGGTTATCTTCTGAGATACTCAATCCACATCCCAAAAcgatcttcatttttcttcttaagagTTTCTGTGTACACAGATGAGACTGGGTAATGACTTGGTCTGGATTTTGCCtttaggaaaagaatggaaaatttgCATTCTCTTTTCAAACATCTGGACTGGGGCTTATTCTGTGTCTCCTAAGTGAGATATTTCCTGAAATAATAACAGCCTCACTTTATTCTCTTGTTGAAGAGCTATAAAGTGCCTAGGAAGGATCAGAAACAAAGTTATAACTTAAGAGGACAATAACTAGGATGGTTTAGGATGGAAAAATAAGAACCATTAGGTCTTTACGTATGAGGTCCTCCAGTGTGAAGAATGCAAACTAATACTCTCCACTCTGAGCAATGGAATCAATTGATTGATATCAAAACACGAGGATTTTAATAGACAACAAAATATACTGGCAAAAGGATTACTAGACACTGGACTGAACTGTGTTACTAGGAAAGAAGTTGTGCCATCTCCTCTGTGAATCTCTGAGAACAAAGCAGACATAACCTGTCTGCACACTTAAGAATCCTTTCTCGCAGGCGGATTGTTTGGAATTTCATTCTGTGATAATATGACTGTTCCCTCTCTATTCTTTTAGACCTATGaccatatttaaaaatgtattttactgtTTAAATATCCCTTCCATAACATTGATCACTCCATTTGAATTCAAAGTCTATGCTGTTAACCACATCATAATACTGTCAACTCAGAAAGTTAGAGAGGGATTAGGACCCAGGTCTTCTGCCTCCTACCTGAGCCAGTGCTACTGAAAACCACCTATTCTGAGGCCTGCCTCATGTTTAAAAGCCAACACAAATCCATCTTGTGCCAAATTTATTGCTTCAGAAAATGACTAAGTGTGGCTCACGCGTAGTTAATAAAAATTGCAGCTGAGATGAGACTGTGAGTCATCTGTCATACCCTGGTCTCTCTTTTACTAATCAGTTGTGAGAAACGTTTCAAAATCAGAAAGCAGCAGCTAAGAGATATGAGATACTCAGACTTCTTGAGGCAATTAGAGACTAAGGAGCAGAAGGCAAATCAGTCTTCCCGCCTTGACAGTCTTAAAATACACACTGAAAGTAGACTTTGGAGTTATACTATTTGTGACAGATTTTGACCATAACACATTTtctaagaggaaataaaaattactcaCTTCAGGACATGCGTTCCACCCTCGTATCAGCAGAGATGATATGGGCTTGGGAATGGAATAGCCAATGGGAGGTCTGATGTGGTGGTAAGCCATGTCTGCTGCCGCAGCCGCTGCAAACCAAATGGTCATGTCAGTTTTGAAATTCACATGTTTATTTCAAGAAACaaatgaagacacacacacacaaaaacgcATTAAAAATCAATCTGAGCAACATCAGCAGAGATTCAAAGAGACCTCTAGGCTTTTTCCCCCAATGGTCTAAAGAAAGTGATGGATAATTTGATActataaatttatctttattcATTTGGTTTCAGACTCAATAAATAGTACAGGGCATTTATAAGGAGTGAAGGAATATGCAAGGAGCAAGTAGTTTTGTTTGTCTGAAGTATAGGGTATGTACATGATATTATAAGAAGTAAAGATTGAAAGGCAGATTAAACAAGACTGTATAATGCCATAAATCCCAGGCTAAAGAGCTTATATTGTATGTAGTAAATATGGAATACCACTGAAATTTGCACTTCTCATAGCACCTGTATCACTTGAGCAAAGTagattttttaaagcttaaatCCTATTACTGGTTACAAGGTTgttgggattttaatttttaatatttataaagtagttattatttttaaaactcgcTTGGACACTTCAAATCCTTATTTTAGCTAACAATACTCATTGATTGAAGTCTGTCGTGTTGCCTGCCTGCATGGATTTCTGAATATTGCTCATCTCAAAGTCTGCATCACTGTGTTGTGATTCTTAGAACTTCACTGCAGATTCCTGATTGCTAAATATTTCCTGTTCTGCAACTAATGATTTCTATACTCCCTTAGAAACCAAGCTTGTAGCTACTTTTACTGAATGCATTTTGTATCAGGCGTCATGGTGGATAACTACATAAACTTTAATCCTCCTAACCACCATGCAAAGtaagtgttgttgttgttgttgttgttatgtgtgGAActagtttttaatttataaacattttacacATAACTAATAGTTGGTGCAGTCTTTTGTTTCAAAATCCATGCTCTCTTTAGCACACATTATAATGAAAATACTCTGTAATCAACACATGATGCCCTGTCTATTCCTCACAAAAATTGCTCTGCATCAGTGAGAGAATAAAGTTCCAGGACATTGCTGCTGCCTGTCTTTTAGATTGTGGTATTGTAAGCATCTGTCTATATCCTAATGACTTTTGAGATATAAGCCACAACTACTACCTCTACTCTACCAAAATTTACTCCGATCAAATTCTGTTTATCCATACACTTTCAGTAGGTCTAGTGAAATTATATGCAATGTGATTTGATCGACCCTTTGCTTTATGGATTATTCTGAATGATTACCTAATTTTGCCAATTGTAAATTCATACTTCTTCTTTGTAGAAGTgtaaaaaattaagagaattagAAGGAATAAATGTTATCATTTAGAAGAAACCattgttaaaatatttcacatatcTCTTATATATTCTTTACATCATTGACCTTATGTCAATATACAATTATgtaattcttctttttctaaatattaaagaATTAATCTAAGCAATCAAGCATTTTCTCATGTTATTAACACTCTATGTTAACATATTTTAATGACTCTGCATTTAGTTTTTAATCATTTCCCaattttaggtttttccaaatttgGGTGTAAACActtcaaagaatatcttttcaACATGAGTTGCCAGATTTCATAGATTATTCATTTATGATATTTTGAGGAGTGAAAATGATGTGCCAAAGGCATAACTACTTTAAAGACTTCGGTACAACAATTATTCTAACAGTTGTACTAAATTTATACTCTCAACAGCATGTGTGTGAGGGTTATCAATACATCTGCACCAAAATTaggttttctcattttataaaacatGTTACTAATTTCAGAGGTAAATATATCcactcatttttttgttgtttagatTGTGTTCTTATCAAATATGTCACTACTTATCAAATGTGTCTTCTGTGTCACAAAAAATTAGGCATTTTGGAGTACTTTCACTGGTtactcttgacttttttttttttttctcgattcagagtctcactgtgtcacccaggctggagtgcagtggcgtgatctgggctcactgcagcctctgcctccagggttcaagtgattctcctgcctcagcctcccaaatagctgggactacaggcacgtgccaccacccccagctaatttttttgtatttttagtagagatgggatttcactgtgttagcaggatggtctcaatctcctgacctcgtgatcctcctgccttggcctcccaaagtgctgggattacaggcatgagccaccaagccggGCCACTCttgactatttttaaattttttctggaaTGAGGCAAATCAATAAGCAAACAAACTGGTGCTTAGCAATCACTGATCTTC
This portion of the Pongo abelii isolate AG06213 chromosome 1, NHGRI_mPonAbe1-v2.0_pri, whole genome shotgun sequence genome encodes:
- the LRRC53 gene encoding leucine-rich repeat-containing protein 53: MLRLVAACPESCVVCTKDVTLCHQLTYIVAAPMTTRVLIITDGYLSSIESTNLSLLFNLALLSLSRNAIEDVQEDALHGLTMLRTLLLEHNQISSSSLTDHTFSKLHSLQVLVLSNNALHTLRGSWFRNTRGLTRLQLDGNQITNLTDSSFGGTNLHSLRYLDLSNNFISYIGKDAFRPLPQLQEVDLSRNRLAHMPDVFTPLKQLILLSLDKNQWSCTCDLHPLARFLRNYIKSSAHTLRNAKDLNCQPSTTAVAAAQSVLRLSETNCDSRAPNFTLVLKDRSPLLPGPDVALLTVLGFAGAVGLTCLGLVVFNWKLQQGKANEHTSENLCCRTFDEPLCAHEARNYHTKGYCNCHLTLENEIKVMSIVESRKEMPLLQENSHQATSASESATLDRSFRNLKKKDHGVGSTLFCQDGRLLHSGCSEPPGNMTAFNEAGLLTTYNPRKVQKLWNLEPGEVQPQTLQHDIIRTEDISSDIFRRRYATPASALAGESLEKHLTNESWQPPIEKEDNGLQPHRQRHFITSSSSKPCEPEEHYVQKIVQKHRSKYDDPCGLLKQSKPRYFQPNNSLICKYVPCEQFEDYMKEKKPNHRQHSKPEKEQIQINSAIEKFLMSEDNIDLSGLSTKTKKAYSPKRISFHDPDLVEINRSMMSPKISTPWKRQKNQGNQLTKLDVKKFSNRGERNKGEKWFTNSWVLKRKRTPQSDLKGKIKGQNLKLNLHPFRKVRVHPEKTSSGLPKQCKQVLLPPKKLSKTSETKAKINTVSSADFLQQSESSNYVRLTSKRLPLKHDSKQTPYYQRNTKRALLISANNLSVVNQSSIESNCYSAGHIPDGNTSKLPQPTPTDVEHRHSHSEFLTEQMEDATQLASKVLNYLPTTWENTGSDVLPLQHSRGATDQGTTESTEHMGQNVSKTSELNQFSLSPRNQTQLLDAHKTDSYNKEYTLDQNEALQHREQNSSHAQLENKEKTLMTKPQIPHQIVENCIMDKEENDVEKKLSKTETYDSSLIPQTQSKNNLSFMKTNSIPDQNRIELPKDISTSPVSSQAVWHLTNSSEKGIDSTNALPRNDGTEALEIKIVGKEEKNMLDESKTDSSMLIQITQMTLKGTTKERQQTWENGTSEKHILYDASSAKETITAKDLSITSSHETQNRILCSEVDSEINSNIHNFREVQNIQPDKDSAHKEGAMTVETHEALSFLPGLKDSFEAENEVFLVPPE